From one Lycorma delicatula isolate Av1 chromosome 2, ASM4794821v1, whole genome shotgun sequence genomic stretch:
- the LOC142320421 gene encoding heat shock 70 kDa protein 4-like yields MVTNIDNTIHGFKRLLGRSYNDPAVQQELRDLPYKVVKQNNGSIGIKVNFLGETHIFSPEQITAMFFTKLKETSEIALKTKVNDCVISVPSFFTNGERKALLDAAAIAGLNVLRLMNETTATALAYGIYKEDLPTPEEKPRNVIFVDCGHSSLQVSACAFHKGKLKMLASASDPNFGGRDIDLILCDEFSKEFQKKYNVDARSNPRAFLRLINKIENFKKQMSANSTRLSLFIDCFIDDKDVTGDMKRSEMEELCQHLLQCVEKILRKCFEESKLRLDEVYAVEVVGGSTRIPALKQLITSVFGKNPSTTLNQDEAVARGCALQCAMLSPAVRVREFSVTDIQNYPVKLVWDATMGEDGEMEVFTKHHLVPFSKMLTFYRKEPFSIKAFYSGPIPYPDNYIGQFVVKDVKPNADGESAKVKVKVRINLHGILSVTSARREALVENDQQQQTQQTPSEEQNAHQPEPMEASPNPAQDNETTAENAAINAEEEAEKKEAKKAGKKITVTELPIEAFTHGYSQVELNNYIEQECKMIASDRQEKERVDTRNALEEYIYELRGELSTEPCTELSGRPALCQFVKEPDHKSLIQQLDQLENWLYEDGDNCNRQTYAEKLAALKNVGEPIKMRQQEFEQRPTAFNEQAQSIQQAQTVVEQYKAGSKFYSRLADSDIAKVQQSVDLALKWLEDKRQELAACPLTENPPVVAAQIRQEKINFDQTVSPLINKPKPKPTPSQHGDNQNQQNGQTSTETPTGDHKNQVPPHGDQNSTEKMDVE; encoded by the exons ATGGTAACCAATATTGACAACACAATTCATGGATTTAAAAGGTTATTAGGTCGTAGTTACAATGATCCGGCTGTTCAACAGGAGTTAAGAGATCTACCTTATAAAGTGGTCAAACAAAACAATGGTTCTATTGGAATTAAG GTCAACTTTTTGGGCGAGACGCATATATTTTCTCCAGAACAGATAACAGCAATGTTTTTTACCAAACTTAAAGAAACATCAGAAATCGCATTGAAAACAAAAGTCAATGATTGTGTCATCTCT GTACCATCATTCTTTACAAATGGAGAAAGGAAAGCTTTATTGGATGCAGCAGCAATCGCAGGTTTGAATGTATTACGATTAATGAATGAAACAACAGCTACTGCACTGGCATATGGTATCTATAAGGAAGATCTTCCAACACCTGAGGAAAAACCTCGCAATGTTATATTTGTTGATTGTGGTCATTCATCATTGCAGGTGTCTGCGTGTGCCTTTCATAAAGGCAAATTAAAG ATGCTGGCAAGTGCTTCAGATCCTAATTTTGGAGGACGTGATATAGATTTGATTCTTTGTGATGAATTCAGTAAGGAATTTCAGAAGAAGTACAATGTAGATGCTAGATCAAACCCACGCGCCTTCTTACggctgataaataaaatagaaaattttaaaaaacaaatgtcagCTAATTCTACTAGATTATCATTGTTTATCGATTGCTTTATTGATGATAAAGATGTTACTGGAGATATGAAACGTTCTGAAATGGAAGAATTATGCCAACATTTGTTACAGTGTGTGGAGAAAATActtagaaaatgttttgaagaatcTAAATTACGATTAGATGAGGTATATGCTGTAGAAGTTGTTGGGGGATCAACTCGTATTCCAGCTCTTAAACAGTTGATTACATCAGTTTTTGGAAAGAATCCTAGTACAACACTGAACCAGGATGAAGCAGTAGCACGTGGATGTGCTCTTCAGTGTGCCATGTTGTCACCTGCGGTTAGAGTGAGAGAGTTCAGTGTTACTGATATCCAAAACTATCCTGTAAAGCTTGTTTGGGATGCAACTATGGGAGAAGATgg AGAAATGGAAGTATTTACAAAGCATCATCTTGTGCCATTCAGTAAAATGTTGACATTCTACCGCAAAGAGCCATTCTCTATTAAAGCATTCTATTCTGGACCAATACCATATCCAGACAATTACATAG GACAGTTTGTAGTGAAGGATGTGAAGCCAAATGCAGATGGTGAAAGTGCTAAGGTCAAGGTTAAGGTACGAATAAATCTTCATGGCATACTGTCTGTAACAAGTGCACGAAGAGAAGCATTGGTAGAAAATGATCAACAGCAACAAACGCAGCAGACACCATCTGAGGAACAGAATGCCCATCAACCAGAACCGATGGAAGCAAGTCCCAACCCGGCACAAGATAATGAAACCACAGCAGAGAATGCAGCAATAAATGCTGAG GAAGAAGCGGAGAAAAAGGAAGCCAAAAAAGCTGGAAAGAAGATAACTGTGACAGAACTTCCAATTGAGGCCTTTACACATGGATATTCACAAGTTGAACTTAACAACTACATTGAACAAGAA TGCAAGATGATTGCTAGTGATAGGCAGGAAAAGGAAAGAGTCGATACTAGAAATGCTTTGGAAGAGTACATTTATGAATTACGTGGAGAATTAAGTACAGAGCCTTGTACAGAACTGAGTGGAAGACCAGCTTTATGTCAGTTTGTTAAAGAGCCCGACCATAAATCTCTAATACAACAATTAGATCAGTTAGAAAATTGGTTGTATGAGGATGGTGACAACTGTAATAGACAGACTTATGCTGAAAAACTAGCCGCTTTGAAGAATGTGGGTGAACCTATTAAAATGAGGCAACAAGAGTTTGAACAACGACCTACGGCATTTAATGAACAGGCACAAAGCATTCAACAGGCACAAACTGTTGTTGAACAATATAAGGCTGGGTCTAAATTTTACAGTCGCCTCGCCGATTCGGATATTGCGAAAGTGCAACAGTCTGTAGATTTAGCCCTGAAATGGCTTGAAGATAAAAGACAAGAACTTGCTGCTTGTCCATTAACTGAAAATCCTCCAGTTGTTGCAGCACAGATTCGTCAGGAGAAAATT